Part of the Pseudomonas sp. P8_241 genome is shown below.
CTTCAGAACACCACATAACAAATTCAAAAACGGGTGGCACACATGATTCCTTCCCAAAGCTCACGCATGGCTCCGGCCATGAGCGTCACTGCCGGCGGTATCGGCGACAAAATCCGCGGCGCCATGGCAGTCGGCAAAACCCGTTGGGGCATGCTGGCGCTGGTGTTTTTCGCCACCACCCTGAACTACATCGACCGCGCCGCCCTGGGCGTGATGCAGCCAATCCTGGCCAAGGAAATGAGCTGGACGGCGATGGATTACGCCAACATCAACTTCTGGTTCCAGGTTGGGTACGCCATCGGTTTCGTGCTGCAAGGCCGCTTGATCGACCGAGTTGGCGTCAAGCGCGTGTTCTTCTGCGCGGTGCTGCTCTGGAGCCTGGCGACCGGTGCCCACGGCCTGGCCACTTCAGCGGTCGGCTTCATGGTTTGCCGATTCATCCTCGGCCTGACCGAAGCAGCCAACTACCCGGCCTGTGTGAAAACCACACGCCTGTGGTTCCCGGCCGGCGAGCGCGCCGTAGCGACCGGTATCTTCAACGCCGGCACCAACGTCGGGGCGATGTTCACCCCAATGCTGCTGCCGCTGATCCTGCACGTCTGGGGCTGGCAAGCCGCGTTCCTGTGCATGTCGGCGCTGGGCGGGATCTGGTTGCTGTTCTGGGGCTTGAAGTACTTCAACCCGGAAGATCATCCGAGCGTGAAACAGTCTGAGCTGGACTACATCCAGAACGAAGTCGAACCGGAACAAACCCGCGTACCGTTCTCGAAAATCCTGCGCATGCGCGGCACCTGGGCCTTCGCCCTCGCCTACTCGATGACCGCACCGGTGTTCTGGTTCTACCTGTACTGGCTGCCGCCGTTCCTCAACCAGCAATACAACCTGGGCATCAATGTGACCCAGATGGGAATTCCGCTGATCATCATCTACCTCACTGCCGACTTCGGTAGCGTTGGCGGCGGCATCCTCTCCTCGTTCCTGATCGGTCGCGGTGTCAACCCGATCAAGGCGCGACTGATGTCCATGTTCCTGTTCGCCTGCTGCATCATCGGGGTGATCATGGCGGCCGGTTCCAGCAACCTGTGGGTCGCGGTGGCTGCCATCTCCCTGGCCATCGGCGCCCACCAGGCCTGGACCGCAAACATCTGGAGCCTGGTGATGGACTACACGCCCAAGCACATGATGAGTACGGTGTTCGGCTTCGGTGGCATGTGTGCGGCGATTGGCGGAATGTTCATGACCCAGTTGGTCGGCCACATTCTGACCATCACCAACAACAACTACACCGTGCTGTTCACCATGATCCCGGCGATGTACTTCATTGCACTGATCTGGATGTACTTCATGGCTCCGCGCAAGATTCCGACCATCACCGACTGACGTTCGGCGCATTACCCCCTGTAGGAGCGAGCATGCTCGCGAAAAACCTGAGCGCGATGCGGGTATCCAGACAACCCGCGTCATCGTTAACGAACATCGCGAGCAGGCTCGCTCCTACAGGTCGTTTCTCTTTGGGCTTTTACCGGCGGCTTTGCTGCCACGCCGCCGCCAACCCACTGCAGCAGATCACGGCAATACCGATCACGGTGGTCAAGGTCGGCGTGTGGGAAAACAGCAGCCAGCCCAGCAGACCGGCAAAAATGATCTGGCAATAGCTGAATGGTGCCAGCAACGCCGGTGCCGCGAGGCGGAAAGCCTGGGTCAGAAACAGGTGCGCCGTCATCCCGCAAGCTCCCAGCGCCAGCATCATCGCGCCATGCACCAGGTTTGGTGTCTGCCAGAAGAACGGCACCAGCGCACTCATCACCAGCGTGTTGCACAAGCCGGCGAAGAAGTTACTGGTGGTCGGGCTGTCGATCTTGCTGAGCTTGCGCGTCAGCAGTTGATAGAAGCAGAAAAACAGCGCCGAACAGAATGGAAGCAATACCGCCGGGGTAAACAGATCCCCACCGGGATGAACAATGATCAGCACCCCGATAAACCCGAAAATCACCGCCAGCCATTGTCCTCGCGTCACCCGCTCGCCCAGCAGCGGCACCGACAGCGCAGTGACCAGCACTGGAGCCAGGAAGTTGACTGAGGTCGCCTCAGCCAGCGGGATGTACATCAGCCCCGTGGTAAAAAACAGGCTGGTACCCAACAGGCACAGCGCCCGGGCCAGCTGAAGCAGTGGCCGCTTGGTTCGCAGTACTCGCAGCCCGGATTGCGGCAGGAAAATCCCGGCCATCAGCAAGGTATGCACCACATAGCGCGCCCAGACCACCATGACAATCGGGTAGAAACCGGACAGGTATTTGGAAAAAGCGTCGTGGCTGGAAAACAGGAAGGTGGCTACAACGATCAGCAAGATCCCTTTAAAGGGATGGTTGACGCCGGAAAGCGGGGTGCTGGTAGGCGACGTCAAAGCGAAGTCCTTTTTAGGTTGAGGCGCGATTCGATTAATTTAGAACTTGGTTCCACTTTTTCACACAGAGAAAGCGAAAAAAAGGGCGAATACCGCACACTTCAGAATGACAACTCCAAGGCGCTCAAGTGAACAACTCCGACGCCTGACTCGCCGCCGACAATTCCTCAGTGTATTTCAACAACGTGGGCGCCAACTCATGTAATAGCGCGCCCGGTAATCGTGCGCTCGGACCGGCAATGCTGAGCACGCCGATCACTCGCCCCTCCCGTGGATGGCGTATCACCGCCGCAATCGCCGAAGTGCCCACTGCAGAACTTTCTTCGACCCAGGCATAGCCCTGCTCCCGGGCCAGACGCAAGCGCTCCAGCAGTTCAATGTTGGAACGTGGTGCATTCGGTCCAATATCGTGAGGCAACTCTTGCGCCTGCTGCTCCACTCGCGACAACGCCTCGGCATCACTCATGCTGGCCAGCCAGGCGTGCCCGGAAGCGGTGTAGAACAATGGCGCGTCGCGTCCCATGTCGGGGTCGTATCGCAGGCCCGAACGGGCGCCCTGGGATTTGGCGATCCACACTTGTCGTTCGCCCTGGACAACGCCCAACCGCACCAGCTCACCGGTTTCCCGGGCCAAACGATCGAGCACTGGCTGAACGATATCCGCACCACTGACCGACAAGTAACGAAACCCCATGGCGACCAGTCTGGTGGACAGGTGATAGCGCAGGTTTTCCGGATTTTGTCGCACATAGCCCAAACGGATCAGCTCGGCCAAC
Proteins encoded:
- a CDS encoding DMT family transporter, which gives rise to MTSPTSTPLSGVNHPFKGILLIVVATFLFSSHDAFSKYLSGFYPIVMVVWARYVVHTLLMAGIFLPQSGLRVLRTKRPLLQLARALCLLGTSLFFTTGLMYIPLAEATSVNFLAPVLVTALSVPLLGERVTRGQWLAVIFGFIGVLIIVHPGGDLFTPAVLLPFCSALFFCFYQLLTRKLSKIDSPTTSNFFAGLCNTLVMSALVPFFWQTPNLVHGAMMLALGACGMTAHLFLTQAFRLAAPALLAPFSYCQIIFAGLLGWLLFSHTPTLTTVIGIAVICCSGLAAAWQQSRR
- a CDS encoding IclR family transcriptional regulator, with translation MAGSQIERVFSVLESLTGEPQGLPMQTLAEQLDIPKSATHRLLAELIRLGYVRQNPENLRYHLSTRLVAMGFRYLSVSGADIVQPVLDRLARETGELVRLGVVQGERQVWIAKSQGARSGLRYDPDMGRDAPLFYTASGHAWLASMSDAEALSRVEQQAQELPHDIGPNAPRSNIELLERLRLAREQGYAWVEESSAVGTSAIAAVIRHPREGRVIGVLSIAGPSARLPGALLHELAPTLLKYTEELSAASQASELFT
- a CDS encoding MFS transporter, coding for MIPSQSSRMAPAMSVTAGGIGDKIRGAMAVGKTRWGMLALVFFATTLNYIDRAALGVMQPILAKEMSWTAMDYANINFWFQVGYAIGFVLQGRLIDRVGVKRVFFCAVLLWSLATGAHGLATSAVGFMVCRFILGLTEAANYPACVKTTRLWFPAGERAVATGIFNAGTNVGAMFTPMLLPLILHVWGWQAAFLCMSALGGIWLLFWGLKYFNPEDHPSVKQSELDYIQNEVEPEQTRVPFSKILRMRGTWAFALAYSMTAPVFWFYLYWLPPFLNQQYNLGINVTQMGIPLIIIYLTADFGSVGGGILSSFLIGRGVNPIKARLMSMFLFACCIIGVIMAAGSSNLWVAVAAISLAIGAHQAWTANIWSLVMDYTPKHMMSTVFGFGGMCAAIGGMFMTQLVGHILTITNNNYTVLFTMIPAMYFIALIWMYFMAPRKIPTITD